A region of Verrucomicrobiota bacterium DNA encodes the following proteins:
- a CDS encoding threonylcarbamoyl-AMP synthase → MNTLDLRVDPARPPAELLAQAAALVKRGGIVAFPTETVYGIGCLPEFAGSVERIYALKGRGFNKPLAVYLAEPAAIAAHTANVPEAARRLIDRYLPGPITMILNGPSGDRIGFRVSPDPTLSGLLRALGDPLVATSGLIVGTSANLSGRPSPRDASEVLEAFNGRIEVVLDAGRTPLGTDSTVLDCTTSPPTLLREGAIPASEIAALLGTPLRFA, encoded by the coding sequence GTGAACACGCTCGACCTCCGCGTCGATCCTGCCAGGCCGCCGGCGGAGCTGCTGGCTCAGGCGGCGGCGCTGGTCAAGCGAGGGGGCATCGTCGCCTTTCCGACCGAGACCGTCTACGGCATCGGCTGCCTGCCCGAGTTCGCCGGATCCGTCGAGCGCATCTACGCACTCAAGGGCCGAGGCTTCAACAAGCCGCTCGCCGTCTACCTCGCCGAGCCGGCAGCGATCGCCGCCCACACCGCCAACGTGCCCGAGGCGGCGCGCCGTCTTATCGACCGCTACCTGCCGGGGCCGATCACGATGATCCTCAATGGGCCGTCGGGGGACAGGATTGGCTTCCGCGTCTCGCCCGACCCGACACTGAGCGGCCTGCTGCGCGCGTTGGGCGACCCGCTCGTCGCAACAAGCGGCCTGATCGTCGGCACAAGCGCCAACCTGAGTGGCCGGCCCAGCCCGCGCGACGCATCCGAGGTGCTCGAGGCCTTCAACGGCCGGATCGAGGTCGTGCTCGACGCGGGCCGCACGCCGCTCGGCACTGACTCGACTGTACTCGACTGCACCACGTCACCGCCCACGCTCCTGCGCGAGGGCGCCATTCCAGCCAGCGAGATCGCCGCACTGCTTGGCACGCCACTTCGCTTCGCGTGA
- a CDS encoding DUF1015 domain-containing protein, producing MAEVRPFRGLRYNPAKVPIESAATQPYDKITPEMQDAYYEASPHNVVRLVLGRETPDDDVANEAGPNKYTRAAEFMNQWATDGVLVEDAEPAIYASTQIYEVEGHTYHRRGFVALLKLEPFGSGLVYPHERTFKKYKDDRLRLMRATNANHGHIFMLYSEPGRPISRLLERIEERGKPVMSVEALGVRHTMTPITDPGEIETIVRVMADKQLVVADGHHRYETAINYRDEMRQRHGVGGPYDWCMVTMFNMEDKGLVIRPTHRLVRNLDGFDPGALRRKLEVYFTIDECRVGQIGSTIRSSSSDQTRLALYTGGERALVLTLIDRWRLPQAVKQEAPGPVLDLDVTVLHGLILDYVLGLSREQQGQVGNLWYVATISEGVEGVRSGEYQAAFFLNPTRIGQVRAVALSGNVMPQKSTDFYPKLLTGLVMRRITE from the coding sequence ATGGCGGAGGTTCGTCCATTCAGAGGACTGCGCTACAACCCGGCGAAGGTGCCGATCGAGTCCGCGGCAACACAGCCCTACGACAAGATTACGCCCGAGATGCAGGACGCCTACTATGAGGCGAGTCCGCATAACGTCGTCCGCCTGGTTCTGGGGCGCGAGACGCCGGACGATGACGTCGCCAACGAGGCCGGCCCGAACAAGTACACGCGCGCCGCCGAGTTCATGAACCAGTGGGCGACCGATGGTGTGCTTGTCGAGGACGCCGAGCCGGCGATCTACGCCAGCACGCAGATCTACGAGGTGGAGGGTCACACCTATCACCGGCGCGGTTTCGTGGCGCTGCTCAAGCTCGAGCCGTTCGGTTCGGGCCTCGTGTATCCCCACGAACGGACGTTCAAGAAGTACAAGGACGACCGGCTGCGCCTGATGCGCGCCACCAATGCCAACCACGGCCACATCTTCATGCTCTACTCGGAGCCGGGGCGCCCGATCAGCCGTCTCCTCGAGCGCATCGAAGAGCGCGGCAAACCGGTTATGTCGGTCGAGGCGCTCGGCGTGCGCCATACGATGACGCCGATCACCGACCCCGGCGAGATCGAGACGATTGTACGCGTCATGGCTGACAAACAGCTCGTTGTCGCCGATGGCCATCACCGCTACGAGACGGCCATCAACTACCGCGACGAGATGCGCCAAAGGCACGGCGTCGGGGGGCCGTACGACTGGTGCATGGTGACCATGTTCAACATGGAGGACAAAGGGCTGGTGATCCGCCCGACGCACCGGCTCGTGCGCAACCTCGATGGGTTCGATCCCGGTGCGTTGCGGCGCAAGCTCGAAGTGTACTTCACGATCGACGAGTGCCGGGTCGGTCAGATCGGCTCGACTATCCGGTCGTCGAGCAGCGATCAGACGCGCCTGGCGCTCTACACCGGGGGGGAGCGAGCACTCGTGCTCACGCTCATCGACCGCTGGCGCCTGCCACAGGCCGTCAAGCAGGAGGCCCCGGGGCCGGTGCTTGATCTCGATGTAACCGTTCTCCACGGGCTCATCCTGGACTATGTTCTCGGCCTGTCGCGCGAGCAGCAGGGCCAGGTGGGCAACCTCTGGTACGTGGCCACCATCAGCGAGGGGGTCGAGGGGGTGCGGAGCGGCGAGTACCAGGCGGCGTTCTTCCTGAATCCGACGCGCATCGGCCAGGTGCGAGCCGTGGCCTTGAGCGGCAACGTTATGCCGCAGAAATCGACCGATTTCTACCCGAAGCTCCTGACCGGTCTCGTGATGCGTCGCATCACGGAGTAA
- the rpiB gene encoding ribose 5-phosphate isomerase B — MKVALGADHAGYELKEHVKRWLVEHGHEVVDFGTDSTDSVDYPDYAFAASEAVSTGKADVGVLSCGTGIGVSIAANKVPGIRAALVNDPEAAVLSREHNSANVLCMGGRRTTPAQANAILEAWFATAFAGGRHARRVDKIMKRDCRSR, encoded by the coding sequence ATGAAAGTCGCTCTCGGAGCCGATCACGCCGGATACGAACTCAAGGAGCACGTCAAGCGCTGGCTCGTCGAGCACGGCCACGAGGTGGTCGACTTCGGCACCGACAGCACCGATTCGGTCGACTATCCCGACTATGCCTTCGCCGCGAGTGAGGCCGTCTCGACGGGCAAGGCCGATGTGGGCGTGCTGAGTTGCGGCACGGGCATCGGCGTGAGCATCGCGGCCAACAAGGTGCCCGGCATCCGAGCCGCGCTCGTCAACGATCCCGAGGCCGCCGTCCTGAGCCGGGAGCACAACAGCGCCAATGTGCTTTGCATGGGCGGCCGACGCACCACGCCCGCTCAGGCCAACGCCATCCTCGAAGCCTGGTTCGCCACGGCATTCGCGGGCGGTCGCCACGCCCGCCGCGTCGACAAGATCATGAAAAGAGACTGCCGGAGCCGATAG
- a CDS encoding low molecular weight protein arginine phosphatase yields the protein MAKRVLFVCTGNTCRSPMAVGLLRKMAPHLDLDIRSAGTSTYAGSPASPLAIETMDEVGIDIGDHRSSTLNGYMLDEADFVFCMAERHRRHIVDWFKSVDDKVYLMREFDPVRNDADYPDVPDPIGHDIDAYRHVLTILERAMHEVIKIL from the coding sequence ATGGCAAAACGCGTCCTCTTTGTGTGCACCGGCAACACCTGTCGGAGCCCAATGGCCGTCGGCCTGCTGCGCAAGATGGCCCCACATCTCGACCTCGACATCCGATCGGCGGGCACCTCGACCTACGCCGGCTCGCCCGCCAGCCCGCTGGCGATCGAGACGATGGACGAGGTCGGCATCGACATCGGCGATCACCGTTCCTCGACGCTCAACGGCTATATGCTCGACGAAGCCGACTTCGTCTTCTGCATGGCCGAGCGCCACCGGCGTCACATCGTCGACTGGTTCAAGAGCGTAGACGACAAGGTCTATCTCATGCGCGAGTTCGACCCCGTCCGCAACGATGCCGACTACCCCGACGTGCCCGACCCGATTGGCCACGACATCGATGCCTACCGGCACGTGCTCACCATACTCGAACGAGCCATGCACGAGGTGATCAAGATCTTATGA